In the genome of Actinomadura graeca, one region contains:
- a CDS encoding DUF4229 domain-containing protein encodes MNSVLFYTAARLGIFVATLGVLALFGARGFLLLLLALLISGIVSFVLLSGQRDRMSAAVVSGVRDRRRKFEKARAKEDA; translated from the coding sequence ATGAACTCCGTACTGTTCTACACCGCGGCGCGCCTGGGGATCTTCGTCGCCACCCTGGGCGTGCTGGCGCTGTTCGGCGCCCGCGGGTTCCTGCTCCTGCTGCTCGCGCTGCTGATCAGCGGCATCGTCAGCTTCGTCCTGCTGTCCGGCCAGCGCGACCGGATGTCCGCCGCGGTCGTGTCGGGTGTGCGCGACAGGCGCCGGAAGTTCGAGAAGGCGCGCGCCAAGGAAGACGCCTAA
- a CDS encoding demethylmenaquinone methyltransferase — translation MTRASLDKQPADVAAMFDGTAERYDLLNTLMTGGQDRRWRREVVRAVDARPGERILDLAAGTGTSSVPFAEAGADTVACDFSLGMLRVGVRRQRGAARLSFVAGDALRLPFADGSFDAVTISFGLRNVADTVRALAELRRVAKPGGRLLVCEVSHPPNALLAFGHKAHLRYGLPLLARVSSNPDSYRYLAESTLAWPGQAALARLIQDAGWRAVRWRDLTLGVAALHHATNPG, via the coding sequence ATGACCCGCGCCTCTCTGGACAAGCAGCCCGCCGACGTGGCGGCGATGTTCGACGGCACCGCCGAGCGGTACGACCTGCTGAACACGCTCATGACCGGCGGGCAGGACCGGCGCTGGCGCAGGGAGGTCGTCCGGGCGGTGGACGCGCGGCCGGGGGAGCGGATCCTCGACCTCGCCGCCGGGACGGGGACGTCGTCGGTGCCGTTCGCCGAGGCCGGGGCCGACACCGTGGCGTGCGACTTCTCCCTCGGGATGCTGCGCGTCGGCGTCCGCCGGCAGCGGGGCGCGGCGCGGCTGAGCTTCGTCGCGGGCGACGCGCTGCGGCTCCCGTTCGCCGACGGCTCGTTCGACGCGGTCACGATCTCCTTCGGGCTCCGCAACGTCGCCGACACCGTCCGGGCGCTGGCCGAATTGCGCCGCGTCGCGAAGCCGGGCGGGCGGCTGCTGGTGTGCGAGGTCAGCCATCCGCCGAACGCCCTGCTGGCGTTCGGGCACAAGGCGCACCTCAGGTACGGGCTCCCCCTGCTGGCGCGGGTCAGCTCCAATCCCGACTCCTACCGTTACCTCGCCGAGTCGACGCTCGCCTGGCCCGGGCAGGCGGCGCTGGCGCGGCTCATCCAGGACGCGGGCTGGCGCGCGGTGCGCTGGCGCGACCTCACGCTCGGGGTCGCCGCGCTGCATCACGCCACCAACCCGGGATGA
- a CDS encoding geranylgeranyl reductase family protein, which yields MTDSTRHADAIVVGAGPAGASTAYWLAQTGLDVLLLEKATFPRDKICGDGLTPRAVRALIGMGVDVNDPGWGRNKGLRIYGGGVKVELPWPELASFPDYGLVRKRADLDRLLAEHAAKAGARLLQGCTVTGPILDERTDRITGVTATYEGEDVRFHAPLVVAADGNSTRLSLAMGLRRREDRPMGVAVRRYFRTPRHDDDYMEAWLELWDGERLLPGYGWVFGVGDGTSNVGLGLLNTSKAFQNVDYRGMLKRWCAQMPEDWRFDEEHATGRIRGAALPMGFNRQPHYTRGMLLVGDAGGMINPFNGEGIDYALESGRLAADIMVQALARRTPAQRERTLYEYPRILKDEHGGYFTLARVFVQAIGDPRVMKFLTSHGLPHPTLMRFTLKLLANLTDPKGGDAMDRVINAMQKVAPAA from the coding sequence GTGACCGACTCCACCCGACACGCGGACGCCATCGTCGTCGGGGCAGGCCCCGCAGGGGCGTCGACCGCCTACTGGCTCGCCCAGACGGGCCTTGACGTGCTGCTCCTGGAGAAGGCCACGTTCCCGCGCGACAAGATCTGCGGTGACGGGCTGACCCCGCGTGCGGTCCGCGCGCTCATCGGCATGGGCGTGGACGTCAACGACCCGGGCTGGGGGCGCAACAAGGGCCTGCGCATCTACGGCGGCGGCGTCAAGGTGGAGCTGCCCTGGCCGGAGCTCGCGAGCTTCCCCGACTACGGGCTCGTCCGCAAGCGCGCCGACCTCGACCGGCTCCTCGCCGAGCACGCCGCCAAGGCGGGTGCCCGGCTGCTCCAGGGCTGCACGGTGACGGGCCCGATCCTGGACGAGCGCACCGACCGCATCACCGGCGTGACGGCGACCTACGAGGGCGAGGACGTCCGGTTCCACGCGCCGCTGGTCGTCGCCGCCGACGGGAACTCGACCCGGCTGTCGCTGGCGATGGGCCTGCGGCGCCGCGAGGACCGCCCGATGGGCGTCGCCGTCCGCCGCTACTTCCGGACGCCCCGCCACGACGACGACTACATGGAGGCGTGGCTGGAGCTGTGGGACGGCGAGCGCCTGCTGCCCGGCTACGGCTGGGTGTTCGGCGTCGGCGACGGCACGTCCAATGTCGGGCTCGGCCTGCTCAACACCAGCAAGGCGTTCCAGAACGTCGACTACCGCGGCATGCTGAAACGCTGGTGCGCGCAGATGCCCGAGGACTGGCGGTTCGACGAGGAGCACGCCACGGGCCGCATCCGCGGCGCGGCGCTCCCCATGGGCTTCAACCGGCAGCCGCACTACACCCGCGGGATGTTGCTCGTCGGCGACGCCGGTGGCATGATCAACCCGTTCAACGGCGAGGGCATCGACTACGCGCTGGAGTCCGGCCGGCTGGCCGCCGACATCATGGTCCAGGCGCTCGCCCGCCGTACCCCCGCCCAGCGTGAGCGCACGCTGTACGAGTACCCGCGGATCCTCAAGGACGAGCACGGCGGCTACTTCACGCTGGCCAGGGTGTTCGTGCAGGCCATCGGCGACCCGCGCGTCATGAAGTTCCTGACCTCGCACGGCCTGCCGCATCCGACGCTGATGCGGTTCACGCTCAAGCTGCTCGCCAACCTGACCGACCCGAAGGGCGGCGACGCGATGGACCGGGTCATCAACGCGATGCAGAAGGTGGCCCCGGCGGCATGA
- a CDS encoding NADH-quinone oxidoreductase subunit A yields the protein MDLYVPIIVLGVLALVFAAGSVAMASLTGPKRWNRARLDAYECGIEPTPQPVGGGRFPIKYYLTAMLFIVFDIEIIFLYPWAVAFNHMGIFGLVEMVLFIVTVLVAYAYIWRRGGLEWD from the coding sequence ATGGATCTCTATGTTCCGATCATCGTGCTGGGGGTGCTGGCCCTCGTCTTCGCCGCCGGCTCGGTGGCGATGGCCTCGCTCACGGGGCCGAAGCGGTGGAACCGCGCCCGGTTGGACGCCTACGAGTGCGGCATCGAGCCGACGCCGCAGCCGGTCGGCGGCGGCCGCTTCCCGATCAAGTACTACCTGACGGCGATGCTCTTCATCGTCTTCGACATCGAGATCATCTTCCTGTACCCCTGGGCGGTCGCGTTCAACCACATGGGGATCTTCGGGCTCGTCGAGATGGTCCTTTTCATCGTGACCGTGCTCGTCGCGTACGCCTACATCTGGCGGCGCGGCGGTCTGGAGTGGGACTGA
- a CDS encoding NuoB/complex I 20 kDa subunit family protein, which translates to MGLEEKLPSGFLLTTVEQVAGWARKSSVWPATFGLACCAIEMMATGDPRHDFSRWGMERASATPRQADLMIVAGRVSQKMAPVLRQIYDQMTEPKWVIAMGVCASSGGMFNNYAIVQGVDHIVPVDIYLPGCPPRPEMLLDAILKLHDKIQNTKLGPQRQKQIAELEEAKRRRLPLLGQGA; encoded by the coding sequence ATGGGCCTTGAGGAGAAACTCCCCAGCGGGTTCCTGCTGACGACGGTCGAGCAGGTAGCGGGCTGGGCGCGCAAGAGCTCGGTGTGGCCGGCGACGTTCGGCCTGGCGTGCTGCGCCATCGAGATGATGGCGACGGGCGACCCGCGGCACGACTTCTCCCGGTGGGGGATGGAGCGCGCCTCGGCGACGCCCCGGCAGGCCGACCTGATGATCGTCGCGGGCCGGGTGAGCCAGAAGATGGCGCCGGTGCTGCGGCAGATCTACGACCAGATGACCGAGCCCAAGTGGGTGATCGCGATGGGCGTGTGCGCCTCGTCCGGCGGCATGTTCAACAACTACGCGATCGTGCAGGGCGTGGACCACATCGTCCCGGTCGACATCTATCTGCCCGGCTGCCCGCCGCGGCCGGAGATGCTGCTGGACGCCATCCTGAAGCTGCACGACAAGATCCAGAACACCAAGCTGGGGCCACAGCGGCAGAAGCAGATCGCCGAGCTGGAAGAGGCCAAGCGCCGCCGGCTCCCGCTGCTCGGGCAGGGGGCCTGA
- a CDS encoding NADH-quinone oxidoreductase subunit C, with the protein MSSQNPEQRAEQAADRLPAHAEDERREQPVARTGMFGAKTTGDTSGYGGLVVRQSPKVSAPRPYGGPDGAAEAGEFDEVADELERALPIYGDAIERVVVDRGEITFFVRREHLVEVARTMRDEPSLRFELCSGVSGVHYPADTGAELHSVVHLLSITRNRRVRLEVTCPDADPHVPSLVPVYPTSDWHERETYDFFGIVYDGHPALTRIEMPDDWVGHPQRKDYPLGGIPVEYRGAEIPPPDERRSYT; encoded by the coding sequence ATGTCGTCGCAGAACCCCGAGCAGAGGGCCGAGCAGGCGGCCGACCGGCTGCCCGCGCACGCCGAGGACGAGCGCCGGGAGCAGCCCGTCGCCCGCACGGGGATGTTCGGCGCGAAGACGACCGGCGACACCTCCGGCTACGGCGGGCTGGTCGTCCGGCAGAGCCCGAAGGTGAGCGCGCCGCGCCCCTACGGCGGGCCGGACGGCGCCGCCGAGGCGGGCGAGTTCGACGAGGTCGCCGACGAGCTGGAGCGCGCCCTGCCGATCTACGGGGACGCGATCGAGCGGGTCGTCGTCGACCGCGGCGAGATCACGTTCTTCGTCCGCCGCGAGCACCTCGTGGAGGTCGCGCGGACCATGCGGGACGAGCCGTCCCTGCGGTTCGAGCTGTGCTCCGGCGTGTCGGGCGTGCACTACCCGGCCGACACCGGCGCGGAGCTGCACTCGGTGGTGCACCTGCTGTCGATCACGCGCAACCGGCGCGTCCGGCTGGAGGTGACCTGCCCCGACGCCGACCCGCACGTGCCGTCGCTGGTGCCGGTCTACCCGACGAGCGACTGGCACGAGCGGGAGACCTACGACTTCTTCGGGATCGTGTACGACGGCCACCCTGCGCTGACGCGGATCGAGATGCCCGACGACTGGGTCGGCCATCCGCAGCGCAAGGACTATCCTCTCGGCGGCATCCCCGTCGAGTACCGCGGAGCGGAGATCCCGCCGCCCGACGAGCGGAGGTCGTACACATGA
- a CDS encoding NADH-quinone oxidoreductase subunit D: protein MSSTKYTEYDAYAAEEAAEGRVFDVNGQDWDQVVAGAEDLGDERLVVNMGPQHPSTHGVLRLILTLDGETVNEARVGIGYLHTGIEKNMEFRTWTQGTTFCTRMDYLAPIFNETAYCLGVEKLLGVTDQVPERAQIIRVMMMELNRISSHLVAIATFGLELGATTVMLNGFIEREYTLDLFEEITGLRMNMAYVRPGGVAQDLPSGAISKVRDYLDRMPKRIQALRKLMDANPVYLARTKDIAYLDLTGCMALGVTGPVLRATGLPWDLRKSQPYCGYETYDFEVATQDTCDVYGRYLVRMDEMEQSLKIVEQCLERLQSVKGPVMIEDKKIGWPAQLAIGADGMGNSPKHIAHIMGTSMEALIHHFKLVTEGFRVPAGQAYSHIESPRGELGAHVVSDGGTRPYRVHFREPSFVNLQATPAMAEGGMIADVIAAVASIDPVMGGVDR from the coding sequence ATGAGTTCCACGAAGTACACCGAGTACGACGCCTACGCCGCCGAGGAGGCGGCCGAGGGCAGGGTCTTCGACGTCAACGGGCAGGACTGGGACCAGGTCGTCGCGGGCGCCGAGGACCTCGGCGACGAGCGGCTCGTCGTCAACATGGGCCCGCAGCACCCCTCGACGCACGGGGTGCTCCGGCTGATCCTGACGCTCGACGGCGAGACGGTGAACGAGGCGCGGGTGGGCATCGGCTACCTGCACACCGGCATCGAGAAGAACATGGAGTTCCGCACCTGGACGCAGGGCACCACGTTCTGCACCCGGATGGACTACCTCGCGCCGATCTTCAACGAGACCGCGTACTGCCTCGGCGTGGAGAAGCTGCTCGGCGTCACCGACCAGGTGCCGGAGCGCGCCCAGATCATCCGCGTGATGATGATGGAGCTGAACCGGATCTCCTCGCACCTGGTGGCGATCGCCACGTTCGGGCTGGAGCTCGGCGCGACGACGGTGATGCTCAACGGCTTCATCGAGCGCGAGTACACCCTCGACCTGTTCGAGGAGATCACGGGCCTGCGCATGAACATGGCGTACGTCCGTCCGGGCGGCGTCGCGCAGGACCTGCCGAGCGGGGCGATCAGCAAGGTCCGCGACTACCTGGACCGCATGCCGAAGCGGATCCAGGCGCTGCGCAAGCTGATGGACGCCAACCCCGTCTACCTGGCGCGCACGAAGGACATCGCCTACCTGGACCTCACCGGCTGCATGGCCCTCGGCGTGACCGGCCCCGTGCTGCGCGCCACCGGCCTGCCGTGGGACCTGCGCAAGTCGCAGCCCTACTGCGGCTACGAGACCTACGACTTCGAGGTCGCGACGCAGGACACCTGCGACGTGTACGGCCGCTACCTCGTCCGGATGGACGAGATGGAGCAGTCCCTGAAGATCGTCGAGCAGTGCCTGGAGCGGCTGCAGTCGGTCAAGGGCCCGGTGATGATCGAGGACAAGAAGATCGGCTGGCCGGCGCAGCTCGCGATCGGCGCGGACGGCATGGGCAACTCGCCCAAGCACATCGCGCACATCATGGGCACCTCGATGGAGGCGCTGATCCACCACTTCAAGCTCGTGACGGAGGGCTTCCGGGTGCCCGCGGGGCAGGCGTACTCGCACATCGAGTCGCCGCGCGGCGAGCTCGGCGCGCACGTGGTCAGCGACGGCGGCACCCGCCCGTACCGCGTGCACTTCCGCGAGCCGTCCTTCGTCAACCTGCAGGCCACCCCGGCGATGGCCGAAGGCGGCATGATCGCCGACGTCATCGCCGCCGTGGCCAGCATCGACCCGGTCATGGGGGGAGTGGACCGATGA